TTTAATGGCACATAAGTCATCCTGGAAGATAAACCAGTTATCTTCAAGTATAAATCCCACCTAATTCCTGATTTCTTGGGATACCCACAAGCTCCGATTCCACTAACCACGCATAGTCTTACTCTAATTTCCAGGCTGCAGCCACACCTGCTTATGCAACTTCTCCAAGTTAAACCATGACATGGATCTATGTGACTACGCTGTGCTAAAATTTTAATAATCCAGGTTTTAAGACTGACCTAATAGTGGTGCGAACGGCCTCCTATCTATTTTTTCAACTTCCCATTATTGTACTTTCCTTACTTTGAAAGGTCTATTTGAAAAGTTTTAAACCTAGACATGAGGAATCATCATTGAACTCAAAATTTTCATCCTTGCTTCATCTGGCCTACCATTAGCGTGAATCGCATTTCTATATTCCCTTATATGATTCAATTACTTTATATTCTATACCTCTGACTCTTCAGGTTCTTCCGTTCTATATGTGCCACCAGCTCGAATTCAAGATTTTCCCCTTGTTGTGATGTCAATGTTCTCCTTCTTTCTTCCTATCTACTGCTTCCCTGTTCTTATCCTTTCCATGCCCTTCCCTTTCTCATTCTTCCTGCAACTGACCACTCCTCTACTTCTATAATTTCCTTGCATTTCCTATGCTCTTGCTTAGCTTCACATTAGGAAGTAGGAATTAATTGAGACATGGTATCACCTGAACACTCTTCACCTGATTAAAAGTTAAGATTAAACACATGCTGGTAAATTTGAAATGGATAATGCCGGGAAACACATGTGATCTACTGAAAGCTTGGAACTATGCTGGTAAAATGGTCAGTCAGAAAAAATGGTGGAGGATTATCCCAGCTTGCATCTGGTGGACCATATGAAAGTAAAGAAATAACGGATGTTTTGAAGACAGGAGTAGCTCCATACAAGTAGTTAAAATGAATTGTATTTTAAATTTTCACTTTTGGTGTAAACAGTTTTCTGTAGGAGATGCAGAATCTATTCTACAATTTTTGGAAGCCTTGTAAAGTTCACAAGGATAGTACCTTGTAAATACTGTTGCCAGCATAATCTTTGTGCTGATGAATAAAATTTGTTACCATTCTCAAAAAAATTTAAGATTAAACAAATTGAACTACTCAATATTAATTAAAGTGGAAGTTCATTCTTCTCATGTTTGCAATGAAGTTGAATGACCTAGGGATAGTAGAGTAAGTCTGAAGATACTTCACACATTTTTCTCATGACTCATCTCAACACATGACAAGGGTAGTTGTGCCAAAACACGAGAAAGAGAAGTTAAATCTAACCTTATCAGTCACCATGAAAATACTTGGTACTTCTTCATCCGGTAGTTTCCTCTATGGTTCTATCTCAATGTTTTGGTGAGCATAAAGCACAAAATAACGACAAAGGCCCACTTCGCTTAAAGCGAGAAGCGAAGTgcacatttttgaaaaaatgcgAAATAACTTTTTAGTTAGTCCCGAAAAGAATGTCACCTTTCTATATTTAGTACAATTTAACATTAAGGGGTCGTtaggtatgaggtataagaaggtataagggtAGTATAACAATTTAATACCAtcttaatactctgtttggttagcaaagcaggtataagttatcccggtgttaattttaacactgggataacttataccttatagaaggtggggtaattagcaccggtataacttataccttcttctcaGAAATTATgtaattgtcattcttaatacaacataccaaacaatgaataaacaacaatcccagcataacttatcccaatataacttataccggcataacttataccggtataaatcgtattccaaccaaacgacccctaaatgtttattttaagttgagatgatttatagccacacaaataccTATGGCTCATTTTGGACCACAAGTTTcaatagttttcttttctttcttaaactttgtgcccAGTCAAACTCCATCACATAAATTGGGATGGAGGAAGTATGTATTAGCAGATCTTTcaatttaaaaactaaaaagtAGAATGTCAAATACGTATAGGCAAATCTTTCAAGTTATAAGCTGATTTCTTATGATAAAACAAAAGATTAACAGAACAGGAAAAAAACAGAGAAAGAATCAATAAAGAAAcagagaaagaacaaaaaaatagCTTTAAAACAAAGAAAGAAGGGGACAAGAACCGTAGCAACTGGAGCGAATGAAAttgaacaaaagaagaaggagaagcaaACGCAGCTGccggaagaagaaagaagatagaagaaggagaagaaggagaaaaatTACCTGGAGCCAATTACTAACTCTAGCAGCGATGGAATGGAATAGATTAAGTCTCTTTTCTCAGCAATATCTTcaagtttcttttttctttttaaataggTCCCctactttcttttttcttctaaaaaGATAATCTTTTTTTCTTAAAGGAAATTTGGCTCTTTAAAAAGAAAACCCGAATCGCTTCCTCTGCTTCTCACTTAGCGACTGCTTCATTGAAGTCGCTTCGCTTCACACCCAAGAAGCGCCACCTGCTCGCCTCCCCTTGCTTCATCACTTTAAGGGAACAATTAACCATAGCAGCTGGAGTGAACCTAATTGAACAAAAGAAGTAGAAGAAAACACTGGTCTATTTGAATGTATCTCCCACTCAGTCTTTATCCAGCTTGAGGATTGCTTCGGCATATACTTGGAAGGAATGCTAAACTCTTGTGAGCTGGTAGAGGTGACATATTTACCACTTTTGGACTGATAAAGATTAGAGAATGACAATCTCAATTTGCTTGTTAGTCCCAAAGAGGTTTTGGCTGATCAGTTGATTTCAGCCTTGTAAAATTTCGGGCGAGGAGTACTGTTGACTTGTCATTAAAATGAGAGCattcaagtttctagggaaataTAGGTAAAGTCTTTAACTTTGCTAATGTGGTGTAGGCTAACAGTCCCCATATGGATGTATCATGTATGTACTCAACTCTTGAGTTCTCTTCTTGTTGAAGATGACCCCACTCTTTTGGGAGTCAACCCATGTTTGGAATTCTTCGTCATGCATAACTACAATTTCTCTATTTTGGTCTGAAGGCCAAAGACCAACATATAACTCTCTTTTTTCCTCTTGCAAGATCAAAGAATCTATACTAGTAGTAGAGTCTTTCTATCCTTTGAAAAAGTTATGTGGCTGATGTTGGGAGGAGTTCCTTGAGGTTTATAGTCTGATAACAAACAGCCTTATTATGATTTTTATTTCTTATGGACATTACCTTCTTTTAGTAATCATTCGTACAAATTGCAGGTTGCAACGAAGAAGAAAAGTATTGCTGATGAAACTGGTGTTATCTTGCAAGCTAAATTGAGACAACTTGCTCCTCCAGCACAGTAGATcacattttttttttcctttttggggTAGAGTGGGGTGCCTGCTTACAAGGTATTTAAAAATGAGTTCTATGGAGTTGCCTTTGTTGATAACTCGACGAGTTGATGTGCCTAAAACTTAATGAGCACCAAATTCTGTCTGAATTAGTATTGCTGAAGCAGAAGTTCAACGAGTGTATGTTCCTCCATTTCACCcctgttttattttttttgctttttcgcGAGAAGCTGATGATTGATCATCTGTGTCATTCTAGCAACATTGGTTGATGACTCGAAGTTATGATTTATGTCCTTTAGTGAGTGAAACCATGATCGCAGTTCTACTTTTTACTGCAACCCAAGTTTGTAATTCaactatgtgtgtgtgtgtgttacgtTAAACTTGTGAAGTTAAAACAAGGATTCTCTTATAGCATGCTGGAGGGAAATATTCTTGTAACAGCCTCCCTGACCACAATATATGATCCTGTCAGTATCAATTGGAGTTCCTGTTAATATCATTACCAAATCTCAAGTTTGCTTTAAAAATCAAATTCATCCCCCAACTCTGAACAATAATCATTCTCATCCTTCTATTCTACCTCATTGTCTATTTTACCCTTGATTGTTTTAATTTTCCATATATgtaataattttttattatatttattattttttagttCATTGACATTATAAATAGAATAATCATATTATAAATTTACTTTTACGATTACTATCTCAATATCACGTGTATTGCGTGTGCATGCATAtatcattgggccttttgaggtgcttcagaggattggggaggtggcttatgagcttgttttgccacccatcttgtcgagtgtgcatccggtatttcatgtttctatgctccggaagtatattgggggtccgtctcatgttttggatttcagcacggttcagttggatgatgatttgactaaTGATATACTGATTTTCTTATTATTGAATGTCATTATGCTTGATTAGTACTTCACACTCTttttttggtttaaaaaatggagtaatatttatttataatagGTAAGTTCATAACAtagattaaaataaaaatagtatcACAAAAAGAGATAAACGTTGTAGAGGGTAAAACAAGCATTTTAAAAAGTTAACTTTAATATGAGGATGAAAACGACTATTGTTCAAAGTTGGAGGATGTGTTTGATTTTTAAAGTAAATTTTGGGGATGTAATTTCACCCAATAAAACATGTGAAGGTATTTTTTATGGAATATTTTGTCTAATCAAGTGATAAAATATGTGTATTGAAGAAGCAAGAATGATAAGCTAAAAGTGCATCATCATTTGAGTCCTTAGAGGAAGCTTAGATATTCCTGCTTTATTCTTACGCCAAGGCTACATGTtcatatttttgttatttatgatagtgTTACACTTTTTTTTATGTAGTTTGAACTTTTATAGAGTTTTTATCAATATTGTCCCTTATCTTTGAGGATATGTCTGTTTTGGTCCCTCAAATATAATTCTGAGCATATTTAATCCCTTAAGTATGCTAAAGTGGAGCACCTTTAGTCTCACTGACAGAATGTGTTAAAAAACTAACGGTGTTAACCAACTCTGATTCATGAAGCAAATCTTCTGCTCTGAAGCAAAACGTTTCACTCTCCTTTTATTGTATAACGCAAATTATCACTTTAATTCCTCATTTTAGATAATGTCTTCTAAAATTTTGACCTTGAAAATATCCCCTACTGTGCTAGTTTTCAATgagaaaatgacattgtatagccgATGTAAAAATAATAAccgaaaaatgtataaaatttgtatattattttatatatatatatataaaaattatataaattttatatactttttcggttaccagatgtaaatagtttctCGTACAGGCTAAAAGTTATAATACAATCTGGTTATTTGTTTGCTTCAATAATGTGCCTAGAAGTGATCTTGACAGCtctattttttttcaataacttttctttttgaaaaaatcAACCGAAAATCTTAAAAGTAAAAGTTTCAACATTAAAATCTTAAATTTATCAGCTATGTACTATTAGTGAGTGTTGGTTTATAAATATGCTCAGGGTTATATTTGAGGGACCAAAATAGACGCACCCTCAAAGATAAGGGACAATATTGGCCAAAAACTTTAACTTTTATagattatttgattaatttagctATCTTTTCTCTGGAAGGAAAAATGGTCAAATTTAGTTTTGCATTATTCAAAAAGAGCAACTTTGCATTTTACTAAAATGTTGAACGGTTTAATTAATAATCCCGTTGTTAGAATAAAATCTCATTTTGGCCTTTGACTTCTAACATGATTCAACTCGAGGGTAGTTTTAAATCATATTTATATTACGGGTTTATTAAGAGGAATTTCACAAAatagaaataatcacaaaaatTACAATAGTTGAGAGGTAAATTTTTTGGTCGAAGAATTTGGACAGTAGAAGTTcatttattttataatatataaCGGAGATGATAATATTTGCGGCAAGGATATGAATGCAAAATTGAGCAATTTGAAATAGAgtgcaaaataaataaacaaaaagatcaTTAAAACTGAATCTAGCCTCGCTCTACCTAGGCCTTTCTTCATTCTTTTTCGAAAGCAAAATTTTAGAATCGTTTCTCTTCCATTGTTACAGTAGGAAAATCTTACTCATCTTCTCTCTCTGTTCACACAACTCCATTGTTTCCTCTTCCCTTCCATTTCTCAAAATGGAACCAGACCACAACCCTCCTCCCAACACCTCCACCCCCTTTCACCACCACCACGACGGCGCAGGAACCTGCGTCAACTGTGGCGGACCCACCGCGTTCCCTACACCGCCGCCTGATCCCAACCCCAACTACATCCCCATTCGCGCTCCGGCCGTCAACCTTCCACCAGCCAATAACAGAGAAATCATCATCCGTACCCCTGTTCCTCAATCACAGCGAATCATTCCCCTAACTCCCCCTTTTCATTTCCAAACCCCAACCAAAAAAATCCACTCCCAAAGCGACATCGATCAGTTCCACTCCTCTCCCACTTGCCATAACTTCCTTGGCTTTATCGTTTCACTCTCCGAGTCCGTTCGTTCCCACAAGCTCTCCGATCCTTGCCACGTGTCTCCTCCAGTTTCAGCCATTGTTTCCGTTCTCCAAACCCTAATTGCCTACGTGGATGAGATTCCTTTAGCGCTTCAGACCTCTCGATACGGAAACTTGGCCTACCGTACGTGGCACGAGCACATGAGCTGTGATGCTGAGTCATTCATGCTTCAATTCCTGCCTACCGATCTCCATTCTGCTACTGTTGAGCTTGTTCCTTACTTTACTGATAGCTTTGGGAACTCCAGCAGAATTGACTATGGTATGTTTTTTGACATTGTGATGTTATTAATGGATTAACCTCAATGCCAAATTTTTTGGGCTCGGCCATGTTAATCCTCTGTATGTTTTTGTACTAGCTGTCAACTTATACTAGCCGTTTTCAAGATTTATACGATTTAGAAAAtatacagaacttaaaatacttTTATGTGTATTTGCTTAATATTGGCATAAGATGAGTTTAAATGGAGTAACATGGTCCGTAACGATTCGTATAGCCGACCCGACTTGTTTGGTATTTAGGTGTAGTTGTGCTGTTGTCAACTTTAGCAGCCCTTTCCTTTATCCGCTCTTGAGAAGCTCACGTAGGCAGAATTAACTATGTGTTATTAACTGATTTTTTTTGgagttttgttgtttttctttgcaTAATCAGAGGGAAGAAGTTTTTCTTGTTAAACAATTGGAGAAATGTGAAATGTGATTAATAGTACTAAGTTAGGTGCGCTTTGGTGTTAGGTTATTCATAAAGTGTTAATGTTGGTGAGTAATGTATGATTCAGTGATCTTTTTCTTGTGGAGTTATATGATGATAACATAAAAATCCTTGTAAAGGCGCGCTGTCCCATAGTAACaaaattatttactttattaaaaagaAGATGTGTGATTTAACAATCATAATACATAAAGTACGTGTTAAAAGAATGGTATAATACATGAGGTATTAAATATTGATGTTGCCTCTATATATCTGAGTTGAATCTTTAATGTCTTTGCCCGTAGCAATCTTTTCGTAGTGTTCACTCATCTTCCTGTGGGATAGTGTTGGTGGATGTAAAGTACATCAACATATGCTTTAGCGTAAAATAAGTTTAATCATGATCGTGAGTTTAAAAGTGAACAACTTCTAAAGCTTGTCCCCTATGGGAAACGGTAGTGGATCTGCCCCTGCTTATAGGCACATCTGCATTTTTGTGTTTATATTTAGTGATTGACCATGAAACTTTTGTTTTCTGTCTTGATGATTTAATTACAGTATTTGACGGACAACATAATGTTCTATCTTCAGCATCTGATTCCTTTTCTTGATGTACCaagtatatatacatgaaaatgGCTTTGTCCTTATAAATCTATTTAAAGAAATTTGCTACTCCTTTGATTTGAGTTCTCACTTTGCTGGAACATGGTATAGAATTGTATGCGTTGTTACTATCCTTTAGAACCTTGAAGTGCACAGGCTTGCTGGGGTTTGACAGATGGCCTTCCTAGAACTAATAACTTCTGTTATGCAGGTACTGGGCATGAGACAAATTTTGCAGCATGGTTGTACTGTTTAGCAAGATTAGGAGTTGTGAAAGAAGAGGACTATCAAGCTCTGGTGTCAAGGGTTTTTGTCAAGTACTTGGAGTTGATGAGGAAATTGCAAACAACCTATTGCCTAGAGCCTGCTGGGTCCCATGGTGTTTGGGGACTAGATGACTACCACTTTTTACCTTTTATATTCGGGTCATCTCAGTTGATTGATCACAAGTACATGAAACCAAAATCTATTCATAACGAAGATATCTTGGAGAACTTTTCAAATGAATATTTGTATCTCTCATGTATTATATTCATAAAGAAGGTGAAGAAGGGAGTGTTTGCAGAGCATTCTCCTATGTTAGATGACATTAGTGGTGTGCCCAATTGGAACAAGGTAAACAGTGGCTTGCTTAAGATGTATAAGATAGAAGTTTTGCAGAAGGTTCCTATCATGCAGCATTTCCTTTTTGGCTCCATTATCCAATGGTATGCATCTTATTCTCGCCATTTTTCAAAGCTTTTTTGATATATTGCTTGTAGCAGaagtatttctttattttctgtgcCTTTGCTAGTCTATAAATTCTCCCTTTTTCGGGGATTAGTTATACTCCATTAGAATTTTTGTTGTGCTTCATGAAACCTTAATTGTCATGAAACCTTAAGCAATTAGAGATAAGTGATTACCTTTTCCCTACTTCAAAATAAATCTTTAAAGAGGTATGAAAGGCTTAATCTTTTGGGCATCTATTAAATTGTGCAAGCTTTAAAAATTTTAGCCTCAAGTGTTTGAAAGTTTAGAAGCCCATAATAACTATTGTAAGTACACGAGTCTACAAGGATAATTTGACAGCAAAACATGGTTCTACCTCCTTAATATCCTTGTTTGAGTTAACAAATCCCCTGTTATTAACATAATAAATATGCCCATTGTGAGAATATCAGTATCCAAGCCATCTTGCGCACCTCAACTGATCCATTGCgtacctgctacctcccaccagcaTAGGTACCGGGTAATTCTCATACCAAGGATCAGGCAAATGAGAATaaatcacctagtgttttttTGTCTCTGCATAAACTTGGACAAGTAAATAGGCCCATATCAAGGGATCCCACTCTTTCACCCTTTCAGGTTTGGTATTATGCACCCAATGTAGTCACTGAAATGGAAGTAATAGTTGCTACAATATCTGTACTCAAAGAGTGGAAAAGTTGATATGCTAGTGACGTTCTGTTGCACTAGTTCCCTAGTTCCTTTCTGCACTCTGTGAATCAATCTTTGGACTTCCGGAACGATTTCCATCGCAATTCAGATGTGGGAACTGAACAAACTTAAGAGGCATGACAAACAAAAGAAGTTAATGTTCTGCTAACGAAAATGAACAAACTTAGGATGTGTGATGAACAGAAGAAGTTAATGTTCTGCTTTCATTCTCTCACTCGATCTTGAAACTTAGGATGGTTCGGTATCTTTCCAATATGACTGAAAGTCAGGTTGTAATTTTTGCATAATTTTCCTTGATCCTTCGGTTTCCTGGTTGATCTTTGATTTTCTAGGACTTTGTCTTGCTGTGGAGACTTTTGTAATGGAATTAAATTGGACATGAGTTCTTTGAGCTATCTCTGAAAAGCCAGGCAAGTCCAGCTGCTTGAGCTGATGAAAGTGTCAGTCAATGGCTTTTCCAGTCTGGTCACAAGCGAATAACCATTCTGTTCCCAAACCATCTTAGTTTCACAAATTCATAGAAATTAAATTCTTAGCCTGTCGCAACAAGCTAACAACTTTCTTCCTGATGAAAAGTTGTTAGCCTGTTGCAATGGACCACCAAATCCCCAAAACACGACTCGTCTCTTCGGAGTCTCCATTATTGTTTCACCAACTTCAGCCATCAACAAGTGGCAGATTTAGCATTCGTTGATACAAGTTATTTGAAAATCTGAATACAGTTTGTGGGAGACACTTTACAGATAGATGTCACTTTTTGTGAAATGACCCTCTcattgtagtatctcttttaatTCTTGATTCATGATTCTCCAGACTCCTGTTACCACCCTTTATCGTGGATGTCATTATCATGTTCATTTATATTGGTACATTGTGGGAGCATTGCTCTAAAGATAACAACCAGATTGATGAGACGCAGTAACATCTTTTCATATATCAAACTGACAATAAATGAATCTTTTACTTTCTCCTATGTATTTCTTGCATTTTCACAAGTCGTTCTACTATTTGCTTTTTGTAGGCAAACTTTGGGTTTTTTATGATTCTCTGGCATCTGTGCAAATCTGAATCTTCCTTAATTTGCTTTGCTTCTTCATCTAGGCAATGATGTGCTGGTCGGTCTTTTTCCTGAACCATGGGTCAGTCATATATGGCTTCCTATTTACCAGCAGCTATATAGTGGTGGAGAAACATACTTTCTAATACTCTGGCAGCACAGACCTACAAGATTTTATGATTCTAATGTGTCACCCTGCTATTCAGCAGACACTTTATCATCAGGATTTTGAATATTGTTGTTAAAATGATCTTGAAGGTATCGTGTACTCACAATTGTACCTTTTGATAGATTTTAAGTGCTTTGTTATATAGTTCTTTGGGTACTACTGGCCCTCGAATTTGAGTATACTTTTAAGGCAGTAAAAATCCCAATCCCATTTTGTGGTAGAAAATGATTTTCTTCTTAAGATATTTATTATCGACTTCATTATTTTTTTGACTGCTAGAAATCTTAATTATGGATTTCATCTTATTTATAGGATACTTTAGAGTTTAGAAACAACAACATAAGCTTGAAGGACAAAAAGATGTGTAAGAACAAAATCATTTATTTTGTTCCCTAGGAAAAGCTATGTTTTTAAATGTATCTTTTTCTGGCTTTCATTTAAATATATGTTAGGCAATTGAAAGAGCAAAATTCGTTAATTAACTTGTGGAATACTGTCCTCCCATTTTGTTTATCCTAACTAGTATTTAATGAGTTAACAATCATGATTCAGTTTGTTTAACCGAATCTGTTTTTAGTGAGTTTAATGAGTATCAGTTCTTCTTTATTATGATTTTAAAAATTGTTGTATATTTTAAAGCATGTGATTGCTTGAACTTACTAGTTTAAGTTGAACATTATATTCATACTAATAGTTCTGCGAATGAAatgctttattttattttatttggcgaagccCTTTTTTTTCTCATTTAAAAATTATAGTTAGTATTATTTTTTTCGCGAATTCTATAGATTTACAATTTTCAAGAGTAAATTAATATCCAAGTTTAGACTTAAGATCGATCTAACAAATCCTCGTACAATTTTGGAATAAATAGTGTGATTATTTTAGAACTAGaatatcccagaacccggtgtcacaagtgcatgagcatttagtAAGGCatacaataataatacaacataTGTCTGAAATGTAAATAAGACAGGATAAAGTAAGTAATACGATGAAGACTCTGAGGGCTGCGATACGTAGCCTGGAATTTGCATATCACCATGAAGTCCCCTCAACAGTTGCGCCTACGCGCCAAGGtgaccaccaaataaacctgcCAGATCATACACATT
The Nicotiana sylvestris chromosome 11, ASM39365v2, whole genome shotgun sequence DNA segment above includes these coding regions:
- the LOC104222857 gene encoding uncharacterized protein isoform X1, with product MEPDHNPPPNTSTPFHHHHDGAGTCVNCGGPTAFPTPPPDPNPNYIPIRAPAVNLPPANNREIIIRTPVPQSQRIIPLTPPFHFQTPTKKIHSQSDIDQFHSSPTCHNFLGFIVSLSESVRSHKLSDPCHVSPPVSAIVSVLQTLIAYVDEIPLALQTSRYGNLAYRTWHEHMSCDAESFMLQFLPTDLHSATVELVPYFTDSFGNSSRIDYGTGHETNFAAWLYCLARLGVVKEEDYQALVSRVFVKYLELMRKLQTTYCLEPAGSHGVWGLDDYHFLPFIFGSSQLIDHKYMKPKSIHNEDILENFSNEYLYLSCIIFIKKVKKGVFAEHSPMLDDISGVPNWNKVNSGLLKMYKIEVLQKVPIMQHFLFGSIIQWQ
- the LOC104222857 gene encoding uncharacterized protein isoform X2; the encoded protein is MEPDHNPPPNTSTPFHHHHDGAGTCVNCGGPTAFPTPPPDPNPNYIPIRAPAVNLPPANNREIIIRTPVPQSQRIIPLTPPFHFQTPTKKIHSQSDIDQFHSSPTCHNFLGFIVSLSESVRSHKLSDPCHVSPPVSAIVSVLQTLIAYVDEIPLALQTSRYGNLAYRTWHEHMSCDAESFMLQFLPTDLHSATVELVPYFTDSFGNSSRIDYGTGHETNFAAWLYCLARLGVVKEEDYQALVSRVFVKYLELMRKLQTTYCLEPAGSHGVWGLDDYHFLPFIFGSSQLIDHKYMKPKSIHNEDILENFSNEYLYLSCIIFIKKVKKGVFAEHSPMLDDISGVPNWNKVNSGLLKMYKIEVLQKVPIMQHFLFGSIIQWQTLGFL